A single region of the Manihot esculenta cultivar AM560-2 chromosome 12, M.esculenta_v8, whole genome shotgun sequence genome encodes:
- the LOC122721399 gene encoding uncharacterized protein LOC122721399, translated as MPRGLSDGVSDMEVSFTTLPREISLSLSPMPNSNLNRILSAAVISTASLSLKPMPAFAKISHPELVNFEVQEIQALCYSTQTNRPQIENEMKDHPMWRLDCLTSPPPSLSFLDSSPEIPAGGKLPDQGELAKKLFVDSKLVVYEDIIVGTGQPINDQKLLQVNFHYDFYESSEKRRRWGNYGSKKNSKRKPEEIHLCKHNFGKGFEKGIQGMREGGIRKIFVPTEFSPGENSGAFYVELLQVCPSVQCHIRNKFP; from the exons ATGCCTCGAGGTTTGTCTGATGGTGTCTCCGACATGGAGGTCTCCTTCACAACACTCCCTAGGGAGATATCTCTTTCTCTCTCGCCCATGCCAAACAGTAACTTGAACCGGATACTATCCGCCGCCGTGATCTCCACCGCGTCACTATCTCTCAAACCCATGCCAGCTTTTGCAA AAATATCCCATCCTGAGCTGGTGAACTTTGAAGTTCAGGAGATTCAAGCACTGTGCTACTCCACACAAACCAACAG ACCACAGATCGAAAATGAAATGAAAGATCACCCCATGTGGCGTTTAGATTGTTTGACATCACCCCCTCCTTCTTTGTCATTTCTGGACTCGTCACCTGAAATTCCTGCAGGTGGGAAGTTGCCCGATCAAG GTGAATTGGCTAAAAAACTGTTTGTTGACTCTAAACTGGTTGTGTACGAGGATATTATAGTTGGTACAGGACAGCCTATCAATGATCAAAAGTTATTACAA GTGAATTTCCACTATGATTTCTATGAAAGCTCTGAAAAGCGTCGTCGATGGGGCAATTATGGGAGTAAAAAGAATTCCAAGCGAAAACCTGAAGAGATTCACCTGTGCAAGCATAATTTTGGAAAAG GATTCGAGAAAGGAATACAAGGTATGCGAGAGGGAGGAATAAGGAAGATTTTTGTGCCTACAGAATTTTCACCT GGCGAAAATTCGGGGGCTTTTTATGTGGAGTTGCTCCAAGTTTGCCCATCAGTGCAATGTCACATTAGAAATAAATTTCCATGA
- the LOC122721406 gene encoding uncharacterized protein LOC122721406 translates to MAGENKRSPSKSKDIILKAIEDLVSVNTLFIAAVFIGLAFADPQQRSLEINRPECNADMKIIKRLVVYEVVSFSCFLLSTMAAKSIKVYLHIFYPDDPDSDKNSLDKPRLDGKNVRLFDLKRGLIFTISIVASLVGVLFFALSIFCVIEIKLGKLSCGIHETRVASLTLLILVLISLLIYLPSMFIALVRCMIEP, encoded by the exons ATGGCCgg GGAGAATAAGCGAAGCCCTAGTAAGAGTAAAGACATCATTTTAAAGGCCATAGAAGACTTGGTCAGTGTGAACACACTCTTCATAGCAGCTGTGTTCATTGGATTAGCTTTTGCAGACCCCCAACAACGTAGCCTGGAAATAAACAGACCTGAATGCAACGCAGACATGAAGATAATTAAACGACTCGTCGTATACGAAGTTGTGTCATTTTCTTGCTTCCTTCTTTCAACTATGGCAGCCAAATCAATCAAGGTTTATCTGCATATTTTTTACCCTGACGATCCCGACAGCGACAAAAATTCGCTTGATAAACCTCGTTTAGATGGCAAGAACGTTCGCCTGTTTGATTTAAAAAGGGGTTTAATTTTCACAATATCAATCGTGGCATCGCTTGTTGGGGTCTTGTTTTTTGCACTTTCAATCTTTTGTGTTATTGAGATAAAGTTGGGGAAGCTATCCTGCGGGATCCATGAGACTCGAGTTGCTAGTCTAACCCTGTTAATTCTCGTCcttatttcactcttaatttaTTTACCATCTATGTTTATCGCTCTAGTTCGCTGTATGATTGAGCCGTAA
- the LOC122721331 gene encoding uncharacterized protein LOC122721331: MPRRAVSSRGRGHSQQLSMNETNEPVQMQEETLEHTPAALGGQANASSSSSVRTRGPNLGHPIPSNPSDRQLIRLKGNVFLDSTVTRSISNDIKMRYTAPWKTWSEIPLKTKDELFGLFRSRYVWDESEEDMIRTAWEKVGKERLRDILNRVRSELLRKHKKTDVAYLYNLGPDWMEAEIWNALVAYWSTPEWRKKSEAGKANRNVEKDGTITKHSGGSIKLEVHEYRLAKKLGRQPTQLELFRATHTKKGSQGVFIDGKSQRVDGAYLTAIAENVNDNCESQSAFDLNKWIEISGSSKGRVYGFGSSDIAKSGTPTTSFSCTSAHPGGPSQTMFSLEEVEQILEQNRVKMKQDMEQMQEQMQEQMRVQIEKQIKDQMKSLKNKKRSSPHNPTADCTSLSDGSTNS; the protein is encoded by the exons atgccTCGAAGAGCAGTATCATCTAGAGGAAGAGGACATAGCCAGCAGCTCTCTATGAATGAAACAAATGAGCCAGTACAGATGCAAGAGGAAACACTGGAGCATACTCCAGCAGCATTAGGGGGGCAAGCAAacgcatcatcatcatcatcagttcGAACTAGAGGTCCGAACTTGGGACATCCTATCCCATCAAACCCGTCTGATCGACAATTGATCAGATTGAAAGGAAATGT TTTTCTAGATTCCACAGTTACTAGATCAATCAGTAATGACATTAAGATGCGCTACACTGCTCCATGGAAAACTTGGTCAGAGATACCTTTAAAGACAAAAGACGAGCTCTTCGGACTTTTTCGG AGTCGATATGTATGGGATGAGAGTGAAGAAGATATGATTCGAACTGCTTGGGAAAAGGTAGGAAAAGAAAGACTGCGAGACATTCTTAATAGAGTTAGGAGTGAATTGTTGCGTAAGCACAAAAAGACAGATGTTGCTTATCTATACAATTTAGGACCAGATTGGATGGAGGCAGAGATATGGAATGCACTTGTTGCATATTGGAGTACACCAGAGTGGAGAAAGAAATCAGAAGCTGGTAAAGCAAATAGAAACGTAGAAAAAGATGGGACAATTACAAAACACTCTGGTGGTTCAATAAAACTGGAGGTTCATGAGTATAGATTG GCAAAGAAGTTAGGTAGGcaaccaactcaacttgaacTATTTCGTGCCACTCATACAAAAAAGGGGAGTCAAGGtgttttcattgatggaaaatcACAACGAGTTGAT gGAGCTTATTTGACTGCCATTGCTGAAAATGTGAATGACAATTGTGAGAGTCAGTCTGCTTTTGATTTGAATAAGTGGATTGAAATTTCTGGAAGTAGTAAAGGGAGGGTTTATGGTTTTGGATCTTCTGATATTGCAAAATCTGGAACTCCAACTACCTCTTTCTCATGCACATCAGCTCATCCTGGAGGACCTTCTCAAACTATGTTTTCTTTAGAGGAGGTTGAACAAATATTGGAGCAAAACCGGGTCAAAATGAAACAAGACATGGagcaaatgcaagagcaaatgcaagagcaaatgcgagtgcagatagaaaagcaaataaaagaccagatgaaatcattgaagaacaaaaaaagATCTTCACCGCATAATCCAACTGCAGATTGTACTTCTCTATCAGATggttcaacaaattcatag
- the LOC110608177 gene encoding uncharacterized protein LOC110608177 isoform X3: MDLLFGGVVIYDCFVCFPILVGLILVDCFKIKTCKSPLRSRRKMPHGLSDGVSAMEVFFTTLPREISVSLSPMPNSNLNRILSAAVISTASLSLKPMPAFAKISHPELLNFEVQENQALCYSTQPNRSQIENEMKDHPMWRLDCWKSPPPSLSFLDSSPEIPAGGKLPDQGESAKKLFVDSKLVVYEDIIVGTGQPINDPELLKVNFHYDFYESSERPHRWGNYGSKKNSKRKPEEIYLCKHNFGKGFEKGIQGMREGGIRKIFVPKEFSPGENPGAFYVELLQVCPSVQCHIRNKFP, translated from the exons atggaTTTGCTTTTTGGTGGAGTTGTTATATATGACTGTTTTGTATGCTTCCCAATTCTTGTTGGGTTAATTTTAGTTGACTGCTTCAAGATAAAAACTTGCAAGTCTCCTTTGCGGAGCCGGCGAAAAATGCCTCACGGTTTGTCTGATGGTGTCTCCGCCATGGAGGTCTTCTTCACAACACTCCCTAGGGAGATATCTGTTTCTCTCTCGCCCATGCCAAACAGCAACTTGAACCGGATACTATCCGCCGCCGTGATCTCCACCGCGTCACTATCTCTCAAACCCATGCCAGCTTTTGCAA AAATATCCCATCCTGAGCTGTTGAACTTTGAGGTTCAGGAGAATCAAGCACTGTGCTACTCCACACAACCCAACAG ATCACAGATCGAAAATGAAATGAAAGATCACCCCATGTGGCGTTTAGATTGTTGGAAATCGCCCCCTCCTTCTTTGTCATTTCTGGACTCGTCACCTGAAATTCCTGCAGGTGGGAAGTTGCCCGATCAAG GGGAATCGGCTAAAAAACTGTTTGTTGACTCTAAACTGGTTGTGTACGAGGATATTATAGTTGGTACAGGACAGCCTATCAATGATCCAGAGTTATTAAAA GTGAATTTCCATTATGATTTCTATGAAAGCTCTGAAAGGCCTCATCGATGGGGCAATTATGGGAGTAAAAAGAATTCCAAGCGAAAACCTGAAGAGATTTACCTGTGCAAGCATAATTTTGGAAAAG GATTCGAGAAAGGAATACAAGGTATGCGAGAGGGAGGAATAAGGAAGATTTTTGTGCCCAAAGAATTTTCACCT GGCGAAAATCCGGGGGCTTTTTACGTGGAGTTGCTTCAAGTTTGCCCATCAGTGCAATGTCACATTAGAAATAAATTTCCGTGA
- the LOC110608177 gene encoding uncharacterized protein LOC110608177 isoform X2: MDLLFGGVVIYDCFVCFPILVGLILVDCFKIKTCKSPLRSRRKMPHGLSDGVSAMEVFFTTLPREISVSLSPMPNSNLNRILSAAVISTASLSLKPMPAFAKISHPELLNFEVQENQALCYSTQPNRSQIENEMKDHPMWRLDCWKSPPPSLSFLDSSPEIPAGGKLPDQGESAKKLFVDSKLVVYEDIIVGTGQPINDPELLKVNFHYDFYESSERPHRWGNYGSKKNSKRKPEEIYLCKHNFGKGFEKGIQGMREGGIRKIFVPKEFSPPTVDCTGRKSGGFLRGVASSLPISAMSH, encoded by the exons atggaTTTGCTTTTTGGTGGAGTTGTTATATATGACTGTTTTGTATGCTTCCCAATTCTTGTTGGGTTAATTTTAGTTGACTGCTTCAAGATAAAAACTTGCAAGTCTCCTTTGCGGAGCCGGCGAAAAATGCCTCACGGTTTGTCTGATGGTGTCTCCGCCATGGAGGTCTTCTTCACAACACTCCCTAGGGAGATATCTGTTTCTCTCTCGCCCATGCCAAACAGCAACTTGAACCGGATACTATCCGCCGCCGTGATCTCCACCGCGTCACTATCTCTCAAACCCATGCCAGCTTTTGCAA AAATATCCCATCCTGAGCTGTTGAACTTTGAGGTTCAGGAGAATCAAGCACTGTGCTACTCCACACAACCCAACAG ATCACAGATCGAAAATGAAATGAAAGATCACCCCATGTGGCGTTTAGATTGTTGGAAATCGCCCCCTCCTTCTTTGTCATTTCTGGACTCGTCACCTGAAATTCCTGCAGGTGGGAAGTTGCCCGATCAAG GGGAATCGGCTAAAAAACTGTTTGTTGACTCTAAACTGGTTGTGTACGAGGATATTATAGTTGGTACAGGACAGCCTATCAATGATCCAGAGTTATTAAAA GTGAATTTCCATTATGATTTCTATGAAAGCTCTGAAAGGCCTCATCGATGGGGCAATTATGGGAGTAAAAAGAATTCCAAGCGAAAACCTGAAGAGATTTACCTGTGCAAGCATAATTTTGGAAAAG GATTCGAGAAAGGAATACAAGGTATGCGAGAGGGAGGAATAAGGAAGATTTTTGTGCCCAAAGAATTTTCACCT CCCACCGTTGATTGTACAGGGCGAAAATCCGGGGGCTTTTTACGTGGAGTTGCTTCAAGTTTGCCCATCAGTGCAATGTCACATTAG
- the LOC110608177 gene encoding uncharacterized protein LOC110608177 isoform X1 codes for MDLLFGGVVIYDCFVCFPILVGLILVDCFKIKTCKSPLRSRRKMPHGLSDGVSAMEVFFTTLPREISVSLSPMPNSNLNRILSAAVISTASLSLKPMPAFAKISHPELLNFEVQENQALCYSTQPNRSQIENEMKDHPMWRLDCWKSPPPSLSFLDSSPEIPAGGKLPDQGESAKKLFVDSKLVVYEDIIVGTGQPINDPELLKVNFHYDFYESSERPHRWGNYGSKKNSKRKPEEIYLCKHNFGKGFEKGIQGMREGGIRKIFVPKEFSPILHLLLHIFLSNKSQPTVDCTGRKSGGFLRGVASSLPISAMSH; via the exons atggaTTTGCTTTTTGGTGGAGTTGTTATATATGACTGTTTTGTATGCTTCCCAATTCTTGTTGGGTTAATTTTAGTTGACTGCTTCAAGATAAAAACTTGCAAGTCTCCTTTGCGGAGCCGGCGAAAAATGCCTCACGGTTTGTCTGATGGTGTCTCCGCCATGGAGGTCTTCTTCACAACACTCCCTAGGGAGATATCTGTTTCTCTCTCGCCCATGCCAAACAGCAACTTGAACCGGATACTATCCGCCGCCGTGATCTCCACCGCGTCACTATCTCTCAAACCCATGCCAGCTTTTGCAA AAATATCCCATCCTGAGCTGTTGAACTTTGAGGTTCAGGAGAATCAAGCACTGTGCTACTCCACACAACCCAACAG ATCACAGATCGAAAATGAAATGAAAGATCACCCCATGTGGCGTTTAGATTGTTGGAAATCGCCCCCTCCTTCTTTGTCATTTCTGGACTCGTCACCTGAAATTCCTGCAGGTGGGAAGTTGCCCGATCAAG GGGAATCGGCTAAAAAACTGTTTGTTGACTCTAAACTGGTTGTGTACGAGGATATTATAGTTGGTACAGGACAGCCTATCAATGATCCAGAGTTATTAAAA GTGAATTTCCATTATGATTTCTATGAAAGCTCTGAAAGGCCTCATCGATGGGGCAATTATGGGAGTAAAAAGAATTCCAAGCGAAAACCTGAAGAGATTTACCTGTGCAAGCATAATTTTGGAAAAG GATTCGAGAAAGGAATACAAGGTATGCGAGAGGGAGGAATAAGGAAGATTTTTGTGCCCAAAGAATTTTCACCT ATTTTACATTTGCTATTACATATATTTCTCTCAAATAAGAGCCAGCCCACCGTTGATTGTACAGGGCGAAAATCCGGGGGCTTTTTACGTGGAGTTGCTTCAAGTTTGCCCATCAGTGCAATGTCACATTAG